In Halobacteriovorax marinus SJ, the following proteins share a genomic window:
- a CDS encoding fimbria/pilus periplasmic chaperone: MKNLFIITLFLISTHSMAFKLMPMSISINSSQKDKTALFTVFNDSDEPIAIQLDMRKRLMKPDGSEEHPEVDDFLVYPDQLVLGAKKRRVIKVRWLKGEVKDIERSYRLIAEQLPIDVSKKKDKKTDIKILLRYVAALYVAPKTSSAKLRVISAKTTKDLNRIIFHVENSGNKHHVLLSPKVNIIQEGKTFSLTNLEGIRGENILAKTKRYFSFIPPKGVNIQKPYQVELLIDE, from the coding sequence GTGAAAAATCTATTTATAATTACTCTATTTTTAATCTCTACTCATTCTATGGCCTTTAAATTAATGCCTATGAGTATTTCTATTAACTCTAGTCAGAAAGATAAAACTGCTCTTTTTACAGTTTTCAATGACTCTGATGAGCCTATTGCAATTCAATTGGATATGCGAAAGAGACTTATGAAGCCTGATGGCTCTGAAGAACATCCAGAAGTTGATGACTTTCTTGTCTACCCAGATCAACTTGTTCTTGGTGCCAAGAAGAGGAGAGTTATTAAAGTGAGATGGCTTAAGGGGGAAGTTAAAGATATTGAGAGGTCATACCGCTTGATAGCAGAACAACTCCCAATTGATGTTTCTAAAAAGAAAGATAAGAAGACTGATATAAAAATTCTTCTTCGCTATGTAGCGGCTCTTTATGTTGCACCTAAGACTAGTAGTGCAAAGTTAAGAGTGATAAGTGCTAAAACGACTAAGGATTTAAATCGTATAATTTTTCATGTTGAAAATTCGGGCAATAAGCATCATGTGCTCTTGTCTCCTAAGGTAAATATTATCCAAGAGGGGAAGACTTTTTCTTTAACTAATTTAGAGGGAATAAGGGGAGAGAATATTTTGGCAAAGACGAAGCGCTATTTCTCTTTTATTCCTCCAAAAGGTGTAAATATTCAAAAACCTTATCAAGTAGAACTTCTTATTGATGAATAA
- the purF gene encoding amidophosphoribosyltransferase, whose product MCGVTAILHSKTSSNESLNADATYDVYRSLLKLQHRGQDAAGIVAYNSSEKRFHSHRSIGLVNDIFNESNIALMKGDMAIGHTRYATTGSDSLNDIQPLLTGYPLGLALAHNGNIVNYHDLAREINSKSSAQLLTNNDIELFQNIWCQSFSVCKDNSLAALIDGSRRIFNDLKGAYALVGILGERGIFGLRDPYGIRPLCLGMRESDGRKSWILCSETSSLIQLGFDYIRDISPGELIFIDRDGEIFSRVLVDQKRPSTCMFEWVYFSAAESSIENRDVYSVRLALGTLLANQIKSKYGNILNHFDIVCPVPDTSRTAAIALAETLNLPYREGLIKNRYSQRSFILSSDQQRQRAIENKLTPIISEIKDKNILLVDDSIVRGTTSRRIISLLKMYGAKSVTMAITCPPIKYGCFYGVDFPDTSSLIASNKIISEIELEVGAKAIEYLTIDNLEESISHKGICDACLSGQYPTDISASEEFSKRRSELRI is encoded by the coding sequence ATGTGTGGTGTAACAGCTATATTACACAGCAAAACTTCCTCGAACGAATCGCTCAACGCTGATGCTACTTATGATGTTTATCGCTCCCTGCTCAAGTTACAACATCGAGGTCAAGATGCTGCCGGAATTGTTGCTTACAATTCTAGCGAAAAGAGATTTCACTCTCATCGCTCAATAGGGCTTGTGAATGATATCTTCAATGAATCAAATATTGCTCTGATGAAAGGCGACATGGCCATAGGTCACACTCGCTACGCTACGACTGGTTCTGATTCTTTAAATGATATTCAGCCACTTCTAACAGGATACCCCCTAGGACTTGCACTCGCTCACAATGGAAATATTGTAAATTATCATGACCTAGCTAGAGAAATAAATTCAAAGAGCTCGGCACAGCTTCTTACGAATAACGATATAGAGCTCTTTCAAAATATTTGGTGTCAGAGTTTTTCAGTTTGCAAGGATAATTCTCTCGCTGCATTGATTGATGGATCTAGAAGAATATTTAATGATCTAAAGGGCGCTTATGCATTAGTTGGTATTCTAGGAGAGCGAGGAATTTTTGGTCTCAGAGATCCGTATGGAATACGTCCTCTATGTCTTGGTATGAGGGAGTCAGATGGAAGAAAGAGCTGGATTCTTTGCTCTGAAACTAGCTCTCTTATTCAGCTAGGTTTTGACTATATAAGAGATATCTCTCCTGGAGAGTTGATATTTATAGATAGAGATGGAGAGATTTTCTCACGAGTTCTTGTAGATCAAAAAAGACCGTCGACATGTATGTTTGAGTGGGTTTATTTCTCAGCAGCTGAATCTTCAATTGAAAATAGAGATGTTTATTCCGTAAGGCTTGCTCTAGGAACACTTTTAGCAAATCAAATTAAAAGCAAGTATGGAAATATATTAAATCACTTTGATATTGTTTGCCCCGTCCCCGATACCAGTCGTACAGCGGCCATTGCTTTGGCGGAAACTCTAAATCTTCCTTACAGAGAAGGGCTTATTAAGAACCGTTATTCGCAAAGAAGTTTTATATTAAGTAGTGATCAGCAAAGGCAAAGAGCAATAGAGAATAAACTCACTCCCATTATTAGTGAGATAAAGGATAAGAATATTCTTCTTGTCGATGACAGTATTGTTCGAGGTACCACTAGTAGACGAATAATTTCTTTATTAAAAATGTATGGGGCAAAGAGCGTTACAATGGCAATTACTTGCCCTCCTATAAAGTATGGGTGTTTCTATGGAGTGGACTTTCCCGACACTTCATCATTAATTGCTTCAAATAAAATTATATCTGAAATTGAATTAGAAGTTGGAGCAAAGGCCATTGAGTATTTAACAATTGATAACTTGGAAGAGAGTATTTCTCATAAAGGAATTTGTGATGCTTGCTTGAGCGGACAATATCCTACGGATATTTCTGCAAGTGAAGAGTTTTCTAAAAGAAGAAGTGAATTAAGAATATAG
- a CDS encoding fimbria/pilus outer membrane usher protein, producing MNKSLILSLFLLTSNVRAQSEAEIFSKVFKTKTRWVPTAIYFQGSEIGEVPVKYTNNIPSDVLNISSLLSSIVRDDVILKDEQMSFKELSALGVSLSLNEEKFYIEAFIDPKKIREKVTNFNLEYRPKWVNKITRPSDFSFYTNLYYYNPYKHNSNRNDGNELDIQPNFNFKGLVIESSHTYKDDELHRRSTRALYDFQTRATRLSLGDSTTPSTDYLSGIGFLGASYGKDFSLRPYDITVPRGKAEFELTEASTVRVFVNGTLINILKLQAGTHKLEDLPLIQGLNQIKLVIESELGRVDEILIPAAFSQDLLKVGLSDFYYGVGKKSEIVNLDREYADDDYIYTAFYRRGISDKFTLGGFFQADTKARLLGSDQVFSTKFGQFKTQVAALDSNLDTGYSAKAEYFFLDQRTVGTAASGHLFGFEHRNKNFKLIDQLNPLGFDRNILSYAFNKNIYGYSYRIGGQYESNELNRDTWALTGSLGKTFKRRLNVNTVSTYRTLVNGDDNFEVSIYFSWFLPEKGHNFYGSYNSLSKTTQASLQKIKTSSSDKLTYQLTGRNSSLEKSLEFDSRYDHERFEVGVRHSQLDSTARDEGWNSYEGSVKFATAFAYLDGKYTVGRPITNSFAILTRDKHLEDEQILISSNGDNIAKGDLFNNILISKIQPYRYYKVTADSALLSDGLSIEESDFALMPTYKSGSLISLQSKGAMSVFGTIFLPDRTRVALATFDVLDAKGRVVYGSFTNRKGRILVEGLEEGEYQVLLRHQDENYVSRFTLPKDKVGFVDIGNLNLTKVKK from the coding sequence ATGAATAAGTCATTAATTCTCTCGCTATTTCTATTAACTTCTAATGTCCGCGCTCAAAGTGAAGCGGAGATATTTTCTAAAGTCTTTAAGACAAAAACGAGATGGGTTCCAACTGCTATTTACTTCCAGGGAAGTGAGATTGGTGAAGTGCCTGTTAAGTATACTAATAATATTCCAAGTGATGTATTAAATATTTCTTCTCTTCTATCATCAATTGTTCGAGATGATGTGATATTAAAAGATGAACAAATGAGCTTTAAGGAGCTATCCGCTTTAGGTGTTTCGCTCTCTTTAAATGAAGAGAAATTTTATATTGAAGCCTTTATTGATCCAAAGAAAATTAGAGAGAAGGTTACAAATTTTAATTTAGAGTACCGTCCTAAGTGGGTTAATAAAATTACTCGTCCAAGTGATTTCTCTTTTTATACAAATCTCTATTACTACAACCCTTACAAGCACAATAGTAATAGAAATGATGGAAATGAATTAGATATTCAACCCAACTTCAATTTTAAAGGTCTAGTTATTGAATCATCTCATACTTATAAAGACGATGAACTACATAGAAGAAGCACTCGAGCGCTCTATGATTTTCAAACTAGAGCAACAAGGCTCTCTCTTGGTGATAGTACAACTCCTAGTACTGATTATCTTTCTGGAATAGGCTTTCTAGGAGCTAGTTATGGGAAGGACTTCTCTCTTAGGCCATATGATATTACTGTTCCTAGAGGTAAGGCAGAGTTTGAATTAACAGAAGCCTCTACTGTGAGAGTTTTTGTAAATGGAACTCTAATAAATATTTTAAAGCTTCAGGCAGGAACCCATAAGCTCGAGGATCTTCCTCTTATTCAAGGCTTAAATCAAATTAAATTAGTTATAGAGTCCGAACTTGGAAGGGTTGATGAGATTCTTATTCCTGCGGCTTTTAGTCAGGACTTATTAAAGGTAGGTCTAAGTGATTTCTATTACGGAGTTGGTAAGAAAAGTGAAATAGTAAATCTAGATAGAGAATACGCAGATGATGATTATATTTACACTGCTTTCTATCGCCGTGGAATAAGTGATAAATTTACACTTGGAGGTTTTTTCCAAGCTGATACAAAGGCTAGACTACTTGGTTCTGACCAAGTGTTCTCTACGAAATTTGGTCAATTTAAAACCCAAGTTGCCGCACTTGATTCAAATTTAGATACTGGCTACTCGGCAAAGGCTGAATATTTCTTCTTGGATCAGAGAACTGTCGGAACGGCCGCATCAGGTCATCTCTTTGGGTTTGAGCACAGAAATAAGAACTTCAAATTAATTGATCAACTGAACCCTCTAGGCTTTGATCGAAATATCTTAAGTTATGCTTTTAATAAGAATATCTATGGTTACTCCTATCGTATTGGAGGTCAATATGAGAGTAATGAATTAAATCGCGATACTTGGGCCCTTACTGGTAGTTTAGGTAAGACTTTCAAGAGAAGACTAAATGTAAACACTGTTTCAACATATAGAACATTAGTTAATGGAGATGATAATTTTGAAGTCTCTATTTACTTTAGTTGGTTTCTCCCTGAAAAGGGACATAATTTCTATGGAAGTTATAATTCTCTAAGTAAGACAACTCAGGCATCTCTTCAGAAAATTAAAACGTCTAGTAGTGATAAGTTAACTTATCAATTAACTGGGAGAAATTCATCTCTAGAAAAGTCTCTTGAGTTTGATAGTCGCTATGATCACGAGCGATTTGAAGTCGGTGTTAGACACTCTCAATTAGACAGTACTGCTAGAGATGAAGGTTGGAATTCTTATGAAGGAAGTGTGAAGTTTGCAACGGCCTTTGCTTATCTCGATGGAAAGTACACTGTAGGTAGACCTATTACAAATTCATTTGCCATCCTCACTCGAGATAAGCATTTAGAGGATGAACAGATTCTAATAAGTAGTAATGGAGATAATATTGCCAAGGGTGATTTATTTAATAATATTCTAATCTCTAAAATTCAGCCTTACCGCTACTATAAAGTTACTGCTGATAGTGCACTATTAAGTGATGGTCTTTCAATCGAAGAAAGTGACTTTGCTCTTATGCCTACATATAAATCTGGCTCTTTGATCTCTCTTCAGTCAAAAGGAGCGATGTCTGTCTTTGGAACTATCTTCTTACCAGATAGAACAAGAGTTGCCCTCGCAACTTTTGATGTTCTAGACGCTAAGGGGAGAGTTGTCTACGGCAGCTTTACTAATAGAAAGGGGAGAATTCTAGTAGAAGGCCTAGAAGAAGGTGAGTATCAAGTCTTACTTAGACATCAAGATGAGAATTACGTTTCTCGCTTTACTCTTCCAAAAGATAAAGTTGGATTTGTAGATATTGGAAATCTTAATTTAACCAAGGTTAAGAAATGA
- a CDS encoding AIR carboxylase family protein, with amino-acid sequence MKRALVLFGSVSDQYIYDDIISELKKEYLVDFQVISAHRNPEDLKDRLDRDDFDFIIAGAGLAAHLPGVCASLTKRPVFGVYVPANFSGLDSLLSILQMPFGVPVATLNPNNIDIVAKVLKAIDSRDKKSINIVVGKEVREYESTQSELKRLSQFGEENGVSLNINENFSDVEFNIVLAHHDFKKEMREDAFYIPLLNASEKKSPSYGLKILERVDNGAIWFGVNNSRNALKFYLNLRGE; translated from the coding sequence ATGAAGAGAGCATTAGTTTTATTTGGTAGTGTGAGTGATCAATATATCTATGATGATATTATAAGTGAGCTTAAAAAAGAGTATCTTGTGGATTTTCAAGTTATTTCGGCCCACAGAAATCCTGAGGACTTAAAAGATAGACTAGATAGAGATGATTTTGATTTCATTATTGCTGGAGCGGGCCTAGCTGCTCATCTTCCAGGAGTTTGTGCTTCTTTAACTAAGAGACCTGTCTTTGGTGTCTATGTTCCAGCAAACTTTAGTGGCCTTGACTCTCTTTTATCTATTCTTCAAATGCCTTTTGGTGTTCCTGTTGCAACACTTAATCCTAATAATATAGATATCGTCGCAAAAGTATTAAAAGCGATCGATAGTAGGGATAAAAAATCTATCAATATTGTAGTAGGTAAAGAAGTTAGAGAATACGAATCGACTCAGAGTGAATTAAAGAGGTTGAGTCAGTTTGGTGAAGAGAATGGAGTTTCTCTAAATATTAATGAGAACTTTAGTGATGTTGAGTTCAATATAGTTCTTGCCCATCATGACTTTAAAAAAGAGATGAGAGAGGATGCATTCTATATTCCTCTACTTAATGCTTCTGAAAAAAAGTCACCTAGTTATGGCCTTAAAATTCTAGAAAGAGTTGATAATGGTGCCATTTGGTTTGGTGTCAACAACTCAAGAAATGCACTCAAATTTTATTTAAACTTAAGAGGAGAATAG
- a CDS encoding serine aminopeptidase domain-containing protein, protein MKIVLFISLMLTSFSSFALSCNNFKQQITFEDDIKGIILIVHGLNLNPEKMESLGNFYKAKKIAPIYVRLTGHTENTNWDQVTKQRWIKDFYSPLCQAYVNSKQLDIPMYGLGFSLGALVIQHAIEKFNAPFKSVSYIAPAFKTRWYTMFITALFKMGLTFEIPSGNFVEYRAKDSTGLLAYKGMWEITQELKFNDNIKKVITMDKRDELIDYFSTRDLCKSWSNCQMEELISSPSKNEKKIYHLAIDSATLGQKAWNKLTLILSQQL, encoded by the coding sequence ATGAAGATAGTTTTATTTATATCCCTAATGCTAACAAGTTTTAGCAGCTTCGCGTTAAGCTGCAATAACTTCAAACAACAGATTACTTTTGAAGACGATATCAAGGGTATCATTCTCATCGTTCATGGACTCAATCTCAACCCCGAGAAAATGGAGTCTCTTGGCAACTTCTATAAGGCCAAAAAAATCGCTCCAATATATGTTCGACTCACAGGGCACACAGAAAATACAAATTGGGATCAGGTGACAAAGCAGAGATGGATCAAAGATTTCTACTCTCCCCTTTGCCAGGCCTATGTAAATTCAAAGCAGCTTGATATCCCTATGTATGGACTTGGCTTCTCACTAGGCGCTCTAGTCATTCAACACGCAATTGAAAAATTCAATGCTCCCTTTAAGTCAGTTAGCTATATTGCTCCGGCCTTTAAAACCCGTTGGTACACCATGTTCATAACAGCGCTCTTTAAAATGGGGCTCACTTTTGAAATCCCAAGTGGAAACTTTGTTGAGTACCGAGCAAAGGATTCAACAGGTCTCTTGGCCTATAAAGGGATGTGGGAAATAACTCAGGAACTTAAGTTTAATGACAATATAAAGAAAGTAATAACAATGGATAAGAGAGACGAGCTTATCGACTATTTCTCTACCCGCGATTTGTGTAAATCTTGGAGCAATTGCCAGATGGAAGAATTGATATCTTCCCCTTCAAAGAACGAGAAGAAAATCTACCATTTGGCCATTGATAGTGCGACTTTAGGTCAGAAGGCATGGAATAAACTCACTCTTATTTTAAGTCAGCAGCTCTGA
- a CDS encoding phosphoribosylaminoimidazolesuccinocarboxamide synthase, producing MNLIKEGSVKDIYHFENDLLFKFSDRYSVFDWGEMPDLIPDKGESLLEFSYNTFKFLENSENWKNWKPKDIAVEGNYYLCKTLKDFRERGVKTHLLDKVLMDGKNYLKVKKVHVPNIEFKDKSWDYREFTKKPRPINTIIPLEVIFRFGVPKGSSLLGRVSDDTYLEELGLSTRPKEGDTFKSPVIEFSTKLEDRDQYIDGARAMDISGLSLVEFEKLKSITLLLSLRLRDYFQDLGIDMWDGKFEFAFADYDEEGKREIQLIDSIGPDELRLIKDGVQLSKEVLRSLYLQTPWHENVMKSKSTAKRENRIDWKEICINELKSTPSKLEREKIETISKMYKGLSLATSKKRELLDQCIPLIKEF from the coding sequence ATGAATCTAATTAAGGAAGGGTCTGTTAAAGATATTTATCACTTTGAAAATGACTTATTGTTTAAGTTCTCTGATCGTTACTCTGTTTTTGACTGGGGGGAGATGCCAGATCTAATCCCTGATAAAGGAGAATCTCTATTAGAATTTTCTTATAATACGTTTAAATTTCTTGAAAATAGTGAGAATTGGAAAAATTGGAAACCTAAAGACATCGCGGTCGAAGGAAATTATTACCTCTGTAAAACTTTAAAAGATTTTCGAGAAAGAGGTGTAAAGACACACCTTCTAGATAAAGTTTTAATGGATGGAAAAAACTATTTAAAAGTAAAGAAAGTTCATGTGCCAAATATCGAGTTCAAAGATAAGTCCTGGGACTATCGTGAGTTTACAAAGAAGCCCAGACCTATAAATACAATAATTCCATTAGAGGTAATTTTCCGCTTTGGTGTACCTAAGGGAAGTTCGCTCTTGGGTAGGGTTAGCGATGATACATATCTTGAAGAATTAGGTTTAAGTACTAGGCCTAAAGAGGGTGATACGTTCAAGTCTCCTGTAATTGAATTTTCTACAAAACTAGAAGATAGAGACCAATATATTGACGGGGCGAGGGCCATGGATATTTCCGGTCTAAGTTTAGTTGAGTTTGAGAAATTAAAATCTATTACGCTTCTTCTCTCTTTAAGGCTTAGAGATTACTTTCAAGACTTAGGAATTGATATGTGGGATGGAAAGTTTGAGTTTGCATTTGCTGACTATGATGAAGAGGGAAAGAGAGAGATTCAGTTAATCGATTCTATTGGACCTGATGAGTTACGTTTAATAAAGGACGGGGTTCAACTCTCTAAAGAAGTTCTAAGGTCTTTGTACCTACAAACTCCATGGCATGAAAATGTAATGAAGTCTAAGAGCACAGCTAAGAGAGAGAATCGAATTGATTGGAAGGAAATTTGTATCAATGAACTCAAGAGCACTCCCTCTAAATTAGAAAGAGAAAAAATAGAAACAATTTCTAAGATGTATAAAGGACTAAGTCTTGCGACAAGTAAAAAGAGGGAATTACTTGATCAATGTATTCCCCTAATTAAGGAGTTCTAA
- the astE gene encoding succinylglutamate desuccinylase, producing the protein MIKKENQDFLDWTRSHEEYNERPFVWKKLSNGELIVHNTGVLEFLPALKSGKQIIYSCAIHGNETAPIEIINDLISSLCDESLIAIHHTLIIFGNPRAMNIGKRFCHENLNRLFARDLSQREESYDLLRARIIRQSVDEFFEKESEKIHYDLHTAIKESALPTFAIYPHNPSTSLDKEQLYFLDDSNIDAIIFNTDKATTFSYHTSSLYGATSFTLELGKVRPFGENNREDFKEIENSLRLILSGDYSPPREIKKLQAFQIEKEIIKHDDSFTFSFSEETPNFHLFKDEELISSDKQERITALGSEQRIIFPNAGVKIGERAGLIIGPKRLPL; encoded by the coding sequence ATGATAAAAAAAGAAAACCAAGACTTCTTAGATTGGACTCGTAGTCATGAAGAATATAATGAAAGACCTTTCGTGTGGAAGAAGCTCAGTAATGGAGAATTAATCGTCCACAATACAGGTGTGCTAGAATTTCTTCCAGCACTTAAAAGTGGCAAGCAAATTATCTATAGCTGCGCCATACACGGAAATGAAACAGCTCCTATAGAAATCATAAACGACTTAATCAGTTCCCTCTGTGATGAGAGCCTAATTGCCATACACCATACTCTCATTATCTTTGGTAACCCTAGGGCCATGAATATAGGCAAGAGGTTTTGCCATGAAAACCTAAACAGACTCTTTGCAAGAGATTTATCACAAAGAGAAGAGAGCTATGATCTTTTGAGAGCAAGAATAATTAGACAATCCGTAGATGAGTTCTTTGAAAAAGAAAGTGAGAAAATTCACTATGATCTTCACACAGCGATAAAGGAATCGGCGCTTCCAACATTTGCGATCTATCCCCACAACCCATCAACCTCTCTGGATAAAGAACAGCTCTACTTTTTAGACGATTCAAATATTGATGCAATTATTTTCAATACAGATAAAGCGACAACTTTTTCTTACCATACGAGCTCTCTCTATGGAGCAACATCATTTACATTAGAGCTTGGAAAAGTAAGACCCTTTGGTGAGAATAACAGAGAGGATTTCAAAGAAATTGAAAACTCTTTAAGGCTTATTTTAAGTGGTGATTACTCACCTCCAAGAGAAATTAAAAAGCTACAAGCTTTTCAAATTGAAAAAGAGATTATTAAGCACGACGATAGCTTCACTTTCTCTTTTTCAGAAGAGACTCCCAACTTCCACCTCTTTAAAGATGAGGAACTCATCTCTAGTGATAAGCAAGAGAGAATCACCGCACTAGGTAGTGAGCAGAGAATAATTTTTCCAAACGCAGGTGTAAAAATAGGAGAAAGGGCCGGGCTAATTATCGGACCAAAAAGATTGCCATTGTAA
- a CDS encoding MBL fold metallo-hydrolase — translation MKASPNFNGSTFSYENKIINKSFFELLKWKFTSDDTPWPNEIEVTPIEIDKQRVYNGINLVFINHSTFLIQTMGLNILTDPIWSDRASPISFIGPKRVRQTPLKLSQLPPIDIVLIGHDHYDHLDIDTLIKINKSHSPNFIVGLGVELLLKEHGIEKTIPLDWHESYNKAGINFTFVPCQHWSARGLFDRNETLWGSFIIEAKKKIYFASDTGYSEHFKKQRERYGQMDISLLPIGAYEPRWFMKEQHMNPRDSVLAHIDLQSKLTIGMHFGTFKLTNEGVNTPLEELDAALNEFKIKKSEFIAPKFGQKFRIIE, via the coding sequence ATGAAAGCAAGTCCGAACTTCAATGGATCTACTTTCAGCTATGAAAATAAAATTATCAATAAATCATTCTTTGAATTATTAAAGTGGAAATTCACTAGCGATGATACCCCCTGGCCAAATGAAATAGAAGTGACACCAATAGAGATTGATAAACAAAGAGTTTATAATGGAATCAATCTTGTTTTCATTAACCACTCAACTTTTCTCATACAAACAATGGGTTTAAATATTCTAACAGATCCTATATGGAGCGATAGGGCCTCTCCTATCAGTTTTATTGGACCAAAGAGAGTGAGACAAACTCCCTTAAAACTCTCACAGCTTCCCCCAATAGATATTGTCCTCATTGGTCATGACCACTATGATCACCTTGATATAGACACCTTGATAAAAATTAACAAATCCCATAGTCCAAATTTTATCGTTGGCCTTGGAGTAGAGCTTCTTTTAAAAGAACATGGCATAGAGAAAACGATCCCCTTGGACTGGCACGAATCTTATAATAAAGCCGGGATCAATTTTACTTTTGTTCCTTGCCAACATTGGTCTGCTCGCGGGCTATTTGATAGAAATGAAACACTTTGGGGCTCTTTTATCATAGAAGCAAAGAAGAAAATCTACTTTGCCAGCGATACGGGTTACTCTGAACACTTTAAAAAGCAAAGAGAGAGATATGGACAAATGGATATATCCCTTCTCCCTATTGGTGCATATGAGCCTAGATGGTTTATGAAAGAGCAACATATGAATCCAAGAGATAGTGTTTTGGCGCATATTGATCTTCAATCTAAGTTGACAATAGGTATGCACTTTGGAACTTTTAAACTAACTAACGAAGGGGTCAACACTCCCCTTGAAGAACTAGATGCTGCACTAAATGAATTTAAAATAAAGAAGAGTGAGTTCATTGCGCCTAAGTTTGGACAAAAATTCAGGATAATAGAATGA
- a CDS encoding spore coat protein U domain-containing protein: MKFLAIILFFITLNTYADYCPIYISTGNVDFVQSSSDQSVAIDLHIYRFSSSNQCRQYDLGVTTGSANSYSRKLYNGAHSLNYNIYKSEYTSTPLRSINDARNNSERIRFRMDSWYTRITLYVRLPAPGSGLQNGLYTDTTQIQVYPRGNNTGGGYTNLTTNLNIQSNINLSLVARGGQYDENQTAYTLDFGSMSAGKLRSFDLIVKSNTGYRINVSSEYDGALAHNQNNSYKVGYNFGVNGSNMSLVGSKNSPRQIYSSNGASTNGQVIEIDISLLSVNGKLSGNYSDYIYFTAISN, translated from the coding sequence ATGAAGTTTTTAGCAATCATTCTTTTTTTTATCACACTAAATACTTATGCTGATTATTGCCCTATCTATATTTCTACAGGCAATGTGGACTTTGTTCAGTCTAGTAGTGATCAGAGTGTTGCTATTGATCTTCATATCTACCGTTTTAGCTCATCAAATCAATGTAGGCAATACGATTTAGGTGTAACAACTGGGTCGGCGAATAGCTACTCTAGAAAACTTTATAATGGTGCCCATTCTCTAAATTATAATATTTATAAAAGTGAATACACTTCAACTCCTCTTAGAAGTATAAACGATGCGAGAAATAATTCAGAAAGAATACGATTTAGGATGGACTCTTGGTATACAAGAATAACTCTATATGTACGCTTACCAGCACCTGGATCAGGTCTTCAGAATGGACTCTATACTGATACTACTCAGATTCAGGTCTATCCCAGAGGAAATAATACTGGTGGAGGATATACAAACCTTACAACTAATCTAAATATTCAATCTAATATCAATCTCTCTCTTGTTGCAAGAGGAGGGCAGTATGATGAAAATCAAACGGCCTATACTTTAGACTTTGGATCAATGAGTGCGGGGAAACTTAGAAGTTTTGATCTAATAGTAAAATCTAATACTGGGTATAGAATAAACGTTTCTAGTGAGTATGATGGAGCTCTCGCCCATAATCAAAATAATTCATACAAGGTCGGTTATAACTTTGGAGTGAATGGATCTAATATGAGTTTAGTAGGTTCCAAAAATTCCCCTAGGCAAATTTATTCTTCAAATGGTGCGAGTACTAATGGCCAAGTAATCGAGATCGATATCTCTCTTTTGAGTGTTAATGGTAAACTCTCTGGAAACTATTCTGACTATATCTACTTTACTGCTATTAGCAATTAG
- a CDS encoding HNH endonuclease gives MRTLLLDSTFFPVRIINWQKAMILLLTGRAEVVTEYDDKKIRSTSQSFSLPKILRLYNRHNTQRQVKFTRLNVYLRDDYTCQYCTKSFAFKELTFDHVIPVSKGGKTTWKNIVTCCKKCNSKKGAKTLKESGFQLMKPPKKPGWSATMCLRIKENDPSEWFMWLPN, from the coding sequence ATGCGAACCTTGCTCTTAGATAGTACCTTTTTCCCGGTGCGAATCATTAACTGGCAGAAGGCCATGATTCTCTTGCTCACCGGTCGGGCTGAAGTTGTCACCGAGTACGATGACAAGAAAATACGATCCACCTCACAAAGCTTTAGCCTCCCCAAAATTCTACGCCTCTACAATCGCCACAATACCCAAAGACAAGTCAAATTCACCAGATTAAATGTTTACCTCCGAGATGATTATACCTGCCAATACTGTACAAAGAGCTTCGCTTTTAAAGAGCTGACTTTTGATCACGTTATTCCAGTTAGCAAAGGTGGAAAGACAACTTGGAAGAATATTGTCACATGCTGTAAAAAATGTAATTCAAAGAAAGGAGCCAAAACACTTAAGGAGTCAGGATTTCAATTAATGAAACCTCCCAAAAAGCCAGGTTGGTCTGCAACAATGTGTCTGCGAATCAAAGAGAATGATCCAAGCGAATGGTTTATGTGGTTGCCTAACTAA